In Ancalomicrobiaceae bacterium S20, the following proteins share a genomic window:
- a CDS encoding acyl-CoA thioesterase, with protein MPRLTEPETESPRGDLTVRTIAMPSDTNANGDIFGGWVLSQMDQAGGIAGVERAQGRVVTIAVDAMTFIRPVKVGDVLCVYTSVEHVGRTSMKIHIEAWARRFMTNHREKVTVATFTFVAIDDDGRPRPIPPKVTT; from the coding sequence ATGCCCCGTCTGACCGAACCCGAGACCGAATCCCCGCGCGGCGATCTGACCGTGCGCACCATCGCCATGCCGAGCGATACCAATGCCAATGGCGATATCTTCGGCGGCTGGGTGCTGAGCCAGATGGACCAGGCCGGCGGCATCGCCGGGGTCGAGCGCGCGCAGGGGCGCGTCGTCACCATCGCGGTCGACGCCATGACCTTCATCCGGCCGGTCAAGGTCGGCGACGTGCTCTGCGTCTATACCAGCGTCGAACATGTCGGCCGCACCTCGATGAAGATCCATATCGAGGCCTGGGCGCGCCGGTTCATGACCAATCACCGCGAAAAGGTCACGGTCGCGACCTTCACCTTCGTCGCCATCGACGACGACGGCCGTCCCCGGCCGATCCCGCCCAAGGTGACCACATGA
- a CDS encoding type 1 glutamine amidotransferase domain-containing protein has product MPGQLDGKRILILATNGFEQSELEVPRDRLRDAGAAVDVASPKTGEIKGWDHKDWGRPVPVDKPLAEAREGDYDAIVLPGGQINPDLLRVNPQAIALIKAFYAAGKTVAAVCHAPWLLIEAGLVQGRRMTSYSSIKTDVINAGARWEDASVVTDNGVVTSRNPGDLEDFSNKIIEEVREGRHRRRAA; this is encoded by the coding sequence ATGCCGGGACAGCTCGACGGCAAGCGTATTCTCATTCTGGCCACCAACGGCTTCGAGCAATCCGAGCTCGAAGTGCCGCGCGACCGGCTGCGGGACGCCGGTGCCGCGGTTGACGTCGCCTCGCCGAAAACGGGCGAGATCAAGGGTTGGGATCACAAGGACTGGGGCCGGCCGGTGCCGGTCGACAAGCCGCTCGCCGAGGCGCGCGAGGGCGACTACGACGCGATCGTCCTGCCCGGCGGCCAGATCAATCCGGACCTCCTGCGCGTGAACCCGCAAGCGATCGCGCTGATCAAGGCCTTCTACGCGGCCGGCAAGACCGTCGCGGCCGTGTGCCATGCGCCGTGGCTGCTGATCGAGGCCGGACTGGTCCAGGGCCGGCGCATGACCTCCTACAGCTCGATCAAGACCGACGTGATCAACGCCGGCGCGCGCTGGGAAGACGCCTCGGTCGTCACCGACAACGGCGTCGTCACCTCGCGCAATCCGGGCGATCTCGAGGATTTCAGCAACAAGATCATCGAGGAAGTCCGCGAAGGCCGCCACCGGCGCCGCGCGGCGTAA
- a CDS encoding septal ring lytic transglycosylase RlpA family protein, with protein sequence MQHTIEAARQTRLPMPGFRHVRATALAFGLVATGTGPALADAAKTATGGAVGVASFYGREHHGGPTASGERFDMRAMTAAHRTAPLGSKLKVTNLRNGRTVVVRVNDRGPFVRGRIIDVSRGAAEALGFVGAGLTKVSIQVASRDE encoded by the coding sequence ATGCAGCATACAATTGAAGCCGCGCGACAGACGCGGCTGCCGATGCCGGGGTTCCGGCACGTGCGTGCGACGGCCCTGGCCTTCGGCCTCGTCGCGACCGGCACGGGCCCGGCGCTTGCCGATGCCGCCAAGACGGCGACCGGCGGCGCGGTCGGGGTGGCATCCTTCTACGGCCGGGAGCACCATGGCGGCCCGACCGCTTCCGGCGAGCGCTTCGACATGCGCGCCATGACCGCCGCCCATCGCACGGCGCCGCTGGGCTCCAAGCTCAAGGTCACCAACCTCCGGAACGGCCGCACCGTGGTCGTCCGCGTCAACGATCGCGGGCCCTTCGTCCGCGGCCGGATCATCGATGTCTCGCGCGGCGCGGCAGAGGCCCTCGGCTTCGTCGGCGCCGGTCTCACCAAGGTGAGCATCCAGGTCGCCTCGCGCGACGAGTAA
- a CDS encoding Uma2 family endonuclease: MVELGLLHEDDRIELIGGDLVEMSPKGNRHTLIEARLFRHWSRVAPDTLEILSEPTFRLSADTYLEPDLLVFARSTGIAGLTGTTALLVVEIGHSSLGFDLGRKAPIYASFGIRELWVVDAVTLTTHVHREPGPEGYREIAAIGPEAMVVPGFEGGEVFGVRLGDLGVGVGE, encoded by the coding sequence ATGGTGGAACTCGGCCTTCTGCACGAGGACGATCGGATCGAGCTGATCGGGGGAGATCTGGTCGAGATGTCGCCGAAGGGTAATCGCCACACGCTGATCGAAGCGCGCCTCTTCCGGCACTGGAGCCGCGTCGCCCCGGACACGCTGGAAATCCTGTCCGAACCGACGTTTCGTCTGTCCGCGGACACGTATCTCGAGCCGGACCTCCTCGTCTTCGCCCGCTCGACCGGCATCGCGGGCCTGACCGGCACCACCGCGCTGCTGGTGGTCGAGATCGGCCATTCCTCCCTCGGCTTCGACCTCGGCCGCAAAGCCCCGATCTACGCGAGCTTCGGCATCCGCGAACTCTGGGTCGTCGACGCGGTGACGCTGACGACGCATGTGCACCGCGAGCCGGGGCCGGAGGGGTATCGCGAGATCGCGGCGATCGGCCCGGAGGCGATGGTCGTGCCGGGGTTCGAGGGCGGCGAGGTGTTCGGGGTGCGGTTGGGGGATTTGGGGGTCGGGGTGGGGGAGTGA
- a CDS encoding HlyU family transcriptional regulator, protein MSFLKKLFGLGPSAPAAPEKLETEEYREFLVTATPIKEGREWQVCGVISREENGEMREHRFIRVDRFPDKETAVQMIFQKGRQIIDERRGKVFD, encoded by the coding sequence ATGTCGTTCCTGAAGAAGCTGTTCGGCCTCGGCCCGTCCGCGCCGGCGGCGCCGGAAAAGCTCGAGACCGAGGAATATCGCGAGTTCCTCGTCACCGCGACGCCGATCAAGGAAGGCCGCGAGTGGCAGGTCTGCGGCGTGATCTCGCGCGAGGAGAACGGCGAAATGCGCGAGCATCGTTTCATCCGCGTCGACCGTTTCCCCGACAAGGAGACCGCCGTGCAGATGATCTTTCAGAAGGGCCGCCAGATCATCGACGAGCGTCGCGGCAAGGTCTTCGACTGA
- a CDS encoding M23 family metallopeptidase, with protein MGPAGLRRGAVRALVAFVGGLIAGGAAAAERPKLGLPLDCRPGIDCVVQNYVDHDPGHGWRDHMCGAMTYDGHDGIDFRIRSLAAMRRGVAVRAALPGTVIGTRDEVPDVGLEAGAAIKGRECGNGVVIAHADGWSTQYCHMALGSIAVKPGDKVVVGQQLGRVGLSGQTAFPHLHLTVRHDGRVVDPFAADSPLDTCGSASPLWAPAVAAVLPYRDRFVLNAGFADRGIVDREIEQGVYDNAAPTTASSALAAYVRVIGLRAGDALGLVIFGPDGKPVARAATQPLGKPRAVSMIATGLQAPPGGFAAGRYTAVFTVQAGGRTVSEQRFTTTLAQP; from the coding sequence ATGGGGCCCGCCGGCCTGCGCCGCGGCGCCGTGCGGGCGCTCGTCGCATTCGTCGGCGGCCTGATCGCTGGCGGCGCGGCGGCGGCGGAGCGGCCGAAGCTCGGCCTGCCGCTCGATTGTCGGCCGGGCATCGACTGCGTCGTGCAGAACTATGTCGATCACGATCCCGGCCACGGCTGGCGCGATCACATGTGCGGCGCGATGACCTACGACGGCCACGACGGCATCGATTTCCGGATCCGTTCGCTCGCCGCCATGCGCCGCGGCGTGGCCGTGCGCGCCGCCCTGCCGGGAACGGTGATCGGCACACGCGACGAAGTACCGGATGTCGGGCTCGAAGCCGGCGCCGCGATCAAGGGCCGGGAATGCGGCAACGGCGTCGTCATCGCCCACGCGGACGGCTGGTCGACGCAGTACTGCCATATGGCGCTGGGCTCGATCGCGGTGAAGCCCGGCGACAAGGTGGTCGTCGGGCAACAGCTCGGCCGGGTCGGCCTGTCGGGCCAGACCGCCTTCCCGCACCTGCATCTGACCGTGCGCCATGACGGCCGCGTCGTCGATCCTTTCGCGGCGGACAGCCCGCTCGATACCTGCGGCAGCGCCTCGCCGCTCTGGGCGCCGGCCGTCGCCGCCGTGCTGCCCTATCGCGATCGCTTCGTGCTCAATGCCGGCTTCGCCGATCGCGGCATCGTCGATCGCGAGATCGAGCAGGGCGTCTATGACAACGCCGCGCCGACCACCGCCTCGTCGGCCCTCGCGGCCTATGTCCGTGTCATCGGCTTGCGCGCCGGCGACGCCCTGGGGCTCGTCATATTCGGCCCCGACGGCAAGCCCGTCGCGCGCGCAGCCACGCAGCCGCTCGGCAAGCCACGCGCGGTCTCGATGATCGCGACCGGCCTTCAGGCTCCGCCCGGCGGTTTCGCGGCCGGACGCTACACCGCCGTCTTCACAGTCCAGGCCGGCGGGCGAACGGTATCCGAACAGCGCTTCACCACCACGCTCGCACAGCCGTGA
- a CDS encoding DUF2798 domain-containing protein, with product MSRPSNSVPRAWRRKLPYRYAAIVMPFVLSIIMTFVVSGVSTWKSLGFSAEALAVWPQAWGLSWLVAFPTLIAVLPVVRRVIGLLVEAPGR from the coding sequence ATGTCCCGGCCATCCAATTCCGTGCCGCGTGCTTGGCGTCGCAAGCTGCCGTATCGCTATGCCGCGATCGTCATGCCGTTCGTGCTGTCGATCATCATGACCTTCGTCGTGTCCGGCGTCTCGACATGGAAAAGCCTCGGCTTCTCGGCCGAGGCGCTCGCCGTCTGGCCGCAGGCCTGGGGCCTGTCCTGGCTCGTCGCCTTCCCGACGCTGATCGCCGTGCTCCCGGTGGTGCGCCGCGTTATCGGCCTGCTGGTCGAAGCGCCGGGGCGCTGA
- a CDS encoding toll/interleukin-1 receptor domain-containing protein — protein sequence MPQFQEGKDLTIWLAKRPREDALAIAIRSGLRLAPLLSAGDDEWRREVVLPLLRGAAAVLVAAQYPSCANAVTIAVAPSNKAAAEAATAASAASNEARLAKDRALAALRAAETANKRARQTPPASRGRHIDLALYPVEEAIVASEAANDATEAAKLAVDATGPAIFAAVSAVALRTAARLITSPNMAHAIIDHINILNEIKYKDKYISDLILDQFMYIDRDSGLLQNGMSAKDLIASPLWPIAASAPFFNFWRDMKRTLLAANEDWDVWTEWYDALLEGRLAESEAISLARVTLPEEFWERGPKAVNAELKRLIEAEKRGPTPSADRRDFFLSYSTKDEATARRIASVARAAGYSLFAQFNDMPPGSNFVREMQRGLGLCDRMIAVLSPNYEASDHCQAEWAHFYARDPGGANRAIIPLLIHPTGLNALSKQVVYVNLVGLTDADAEARIRAALAPPGPIDYAATRRALAEAASPRPVVDAEGRMDIDRNPVFDAEVPSDDLYALPGRQLALIRTLRVGLAMKKNAAPMVIAALDEYAGEIEKRGLTPSLGLLNDQIAIIEAEQKDDTDGIWCTGGLAKSLDRLCENHALMRQHFPLDAERDRLYRDAPIDPNLIRDPAFLKASRATSAAIQEAAKDGAVTQDLAEAVERRDQQIQSIGATRASSDKDIFVAPEDRLAPPTLEKRILAQEAGFWDAFLQRSANVAQIGSSIDPVRQLLKILFGGW from the coding sequence ATGCCGCAATTCCAAGAAGGCAAAGATCTCACGATTTGGCTTGCTAAGCGTCCTCGCGAAGACGCTCTCGCAATTGCGATTCGTTCAGGTCTGCGGTTAGCGCCGCTTCTGTCGGCCGGCGATGATGAATGGCGTCGCGAGGTCGTTCTGCCGCTCTTGCGTGGCGCCGCTGCGGTGCTGGTAGCGGCCCAATATCCCTCTTGTGCAAACGCGGTTACTATCGCTGTCGCCCCCAGCAACAAAGCGGCGGCAGAGGCGGCGACTGCCGCCTCTGCAGCCTCCAATGAGGCCCGGTTAGCCAAGGACCGCGCTCTTGCAGCATTGAGAGCCGCTGAGACCGCAAACAAACGCGCCCGTCAAACACCCCCCGCAAGCCGGGGCAGGCACATAGACCTTGCGCTCTATCCTGTCGAAGAAGCCATAGTGGCATCCGAAGCTGCGAATGACGCCACGGAGGCCGCCAAACTCGCCGTCGATGCCACAGGCCCGGCCATCTTCGCGGCAGTCTCTGCCGTAGCATTACGTACAGCGGCCCGACTGATAACATCTCCGAATATGGCCCATGCCATCATCGATCACATCAACATCTTAAACGAAATTAAATATAAAGATAAATACATATCCGATCTAATTTTAGATCAATTCATGTATATCGATAGAGATTCAGGACTTCTGCAAAATGGCATGTCAGCCAAGGATCTAATCGCTAGTCCATTATGGCCAATCGCCGCCTCCGCACCATTTTTCAATTTCTGGCGAGATATGAAACGTACCCTCCTCGCCGCGAACGAAGACTGGGACGTCTGGACCGAGTGGTACGACGCCCTGCTCGAAGGCCGGCTCGCCGAGAGCGAAGCGATCTCCCTTGCCAGGGTCACGTTGCCGGAGGAGTTTTGGGAGCGTGGCCCGAAGGCGGTCAACGCGGAGTTGAAGCGACTGATCGAGGCGGAGAAACGCGGCCCGACACCCTCCGCCGACCGTCGCGACTTTTTCCTTAGCTATTCCACCAAGGACGAAGCCACCGCCAGACGCATCGCCTCCGTCGCCCGCGCCGCCGGCTACAGTCTGTTCGCCCAGTTCAACGACATGCCGCCGGGATCGAATTTCGTCCGCGAGATGCAGCGCGGGCTCGGCCTCTGCGACCGCATGATCGCGGTGCTGTCGCCGAACTATGAGGCCTCGGATCACTGCCAGGCCGAATGGGCGCATTTCTACGCCCGTGATCCCGGCGGCGCGAACCGCGCGATCATCCCGCTCCTGATCCATCCGACCGGCCTCAACGCGCTGTCGAAGCAGGTCGTCTACGTCAATCTGGTCGGACTGACCGACGCCGACGCCGAAGCCCGCATCCGCGCCGCGCTCGCGCCCCCCGGTCCGATCGATTATGCCGCCACTCGCCGTGCCCTGGCGGAGGCGGCCAGCCCGCGCCCGGTGGTCGACGCCGAGGGGCGCATGGACATCGACCGCAACCCGGTCTTCGACGCAGAAGTCCCCTCGGACGACCTCTATGCACTGCCCGGTCGCCAGCTTGCGCTGATCCGCACCTTGAGGGTGGGGCTCGCGATGAAGAAGAACGCCGCGCCGATGGTGATCGCTGCGCTCGACGAGTATGCTGGAGAGATCGAGAAACGCGGGCTCACACCGTCGCTCGGCCTGCTCAACGACCAGATCGCAATCATCGAGGCCGAGCAGAAGGACGACACCGACGGGATCTGGTGCACCGGCGGCCTCGCCAAATCGCTCGATCGGCTCTGCGAAAACCACGCCCTGATGCGGCAGCACTTCCCGCTCGATGCGGAGCGTGACCGCCTCTACAGGGATGCGCCGATCGATCCGAATCTCATTCGCGACCCGGCCTTCCTGAAAGCGAGCCGCGCCACGTCGGCCGCCATCCAGGAGGCGGCGAAAGACGGCGCGGTAACCCAGGACCTCGCCGAAGCCGTCGAGCGACGCGACCAGCAGATCCAGTCGATCGGCGCCACCCGCGCTTCGAGCGACAAGGACATCTTCGTCGCGCCCGAAGACCGGCTCGCCCCGCCCACGCTGGAGAAGCGGATCCTGGCGCAGGAGGCCGGCTTCTGGGACGCCTTCCTGCAGCGCTCGGCCAACGTTGCGCAAATCGGCTCGAGCATCGACCCGGTGCGGCAACTGCTGAAGATCCTCTTCGGCGGCTGGTGA
- a CDS encoding methyl-accepting chemotaxis protein translates to MNKFTVNFLLKAVISVLSTALVVLLVVGVWQTWAHLQVIRQTAAVADVSSAMFTAMHNLRVDRSNSNRELIADKAATTMNQQVEAARKAEMPALRRAVTALAAVDFADREAVVTRFEASVNRLAKLHEETQAAMFKPKAERPAGIAETYFKETNALIEQLAELSTRFNQLVRLNDAYVDRLFDLKEIAWDARSAAGDASVFLSNGLQAGQIAPETPFNYAVSVGRIRQSWDAMADMMQGVALPDRFKEKYERVKTDYLVDDALGRQTKLLQALAAGQKPDMTAAQWSNFSVPRLSLFVAVSEAALEIAREHIDGVERSKTLELIAGAVGLLVTLLGSVAAIWFVDRRVTSPLTVITDRMMALANGDLAIEVPYATRADEIGALGRAMETFKINMNEGEAMRRRQADIDRATAETRRREMHELADAFDRAVGGVVGRVAAAATQLQSSAQTLSASAEQTTQQSNAVAAASEEASANVASVASATEELSSSVREIGRQVEQSAQIAAKAVDEANGTTERVNGLATAADRIGSIVGLINEIAGKTNLLALNATIEAARAGEAGKGFAVVAAEVKQLADQTAKATAEIGTQVGAIQGATQDAARAIAGIARTIEQMNSIAASIAEAVDGQGAATSEIATNVQQASLGTAEVSQNITGVTTAAYEASHASTQVLGAASELTKLSDQMSQEVARFLATVRAA, encoded by the coding sequence ATGAACAAGTTCACAGTGAACTTTCTTTTGAAGGCAGTCATTTCGGTTCTGTCGACTGCGCTCGTGGTACTGCTGGTGGTCGGGGTCTGGCAGACGTGGGCGCACCTGCAGGTGATCAGGCAGACCGCTGCGGTCGCCGACGTTTCGAGTGCGATGTTCACCGCGATGCACAATCTGCGGGTCGATCGGTCCAACTCCAACCGTGAACTGATCGCCGACAAGGCCGCGACGACCATGAACCAGCAGGTCGAGGCGGCACGCAAGGCCGAGATGCCGGCGCTGCGCCGCGCCGTCACGGCGCTCGCCGCTGTCGATTTCGCCGATCGCGAGGCCGTCGTCACCCGCTTCGAAGCCTCCGTGAACCGGCTCGCCAAGCTCCATGAGGAGACGCAGGCCGCGATGTTCAAGCCGAAGGCCGAGCGGCCGGCCGGGATTGCCGAGACCTACTTCAAGGAGACCAACGCGCTGATCGAGCAGTTGGCCGAGCTCTCGACCCGCTTCAACCAGTTGGTCCGCCTCAACGACGCCTATGTCGACCGCCTGTTCGACCTGAAGGAGATCGCCTGGGACGCCCGCAGCGCCGCCGGCGACGCCTCGGTGTTCCTGTCGAACGGCCTGCAGGCCGGCCAGATCGCCCCGGAGACACCGTTCAACTACGCCGTCTCGGTCGGACGCATCCGGCAGTCCTGGGACGCGATGGCCGACATGATGCAGGGCGTCGCGCTGCCGGATCGCTTCAAGGAAAAATACGAGCGCGTGAAGACCGACTATCTCGTCGACGACGCGCTCGGCCGCCAGACCAAGCTGCTCCAGGCGCTGGCCGCCGGCCAGAAGCCGGACATGACCGCCGCGCAGTGGAGCAACTTCTCGGTTCCGCGCCTGTCGCTGTTCGTGGCGGTTTCGGAAGCCGCGCTCGAAATCGCCCGCGAGCACATCGATGGCGTCGAACGGTCCAAGACGCTCGAACTGATCGCCGGCGCCGTCGGCCTGCTCGTCACGCTGCTCGGCAGCGTCGCTGCGATCTGGTTCGTGGATCGGCGCGTGACCTCGCCGCTGACCGTGATCACCGATCGCATGATGGCACTCGCCAACGGCGATCTCGCCATCGAGGTACCCTATGCGACGCGCGCCGACGAAATCGGCGCGCTCGGCCGGGCCATGGAGACCTTCAAGATCAACATGAACGAGGGCGAGGCCATGCGCCGACGCCAGGCCGATATCGACCGCGCGACCGCCGAGACGCGCCGCCGGGAGATGCACGAACTCGCCGATGCCTTCGATCGCGCCGTCGGCGGCGTGGTCGGCCGGGTCGCGGCCGCGGCCACCCAGCTGCAGAGTTCGGCCCAGACGCTGTCGGCCAGTGCCGAGCAGACGACCCAGCAGTCGAACGCTGTCGCCGCCGCGTCGGAAGAAGCCTCGGCGAATGTCGCCTCCGTCGCCTCCGCGACCGAGGAACTGTCGTCGTCGGTCCGTGAGATCGGCCGGCAGGTCGAGCAGTCGGCGCAGATCGCCGCCAAGGCGGTCGACGAGGCGAACGGCACGACCGAGCGGGTCAACGGCCTCGCCACCGCCGCCGACCGGATCGGTTCGATCGTCGGGCTCATCAACGAGATCGCCGGCAAGACGAACCTGCTCGCCCTCAACGCCACGATCGAGGCGGCGCGCGCCGGCGAAGCCGGCAAGGGCTTCGCGGTCGTCGCGGCGGAAGTGAAGCAGCTCGCCGACCAGACCGCCAAGGCGACCGCCGAGATCGGCACCCAGGTCGGCGCGATCCAAGGCGCCACTCAGGATGCCGCTCGCGCCATCGCCGGCATCGCCCGTACGATCGAGCAGATGAACTCGATCGCCGCGAGCATCGCCGAAGCGGTCGACGGCCAGGGCGCCGCCACCTCGGAGATCGCCACCAACGTCCAGCAGGCCTCGCTCGGCACGGCGGAGGTGTCGCAGAACATCACCGGCGTCACGACGGCGGCCTACGAAGCGAGCCATGCCTCCACGCAGGTGCTCGGCGCAGCCTCGGAGCTGACCAAGCTCTCCGACCAGATGAGCCAGGAGGTCGCGCGGTTCCTCGCGACGGTCCGCGCCGCCTGA
- a CDS encoding aldose 1-epimerase family protein, translating into MSTPAGAPTSTSAPTSIDTPVTIRSDALVATIAPLGAELQSLKTTAGEGLLWDGDPAFWTGRAPILFPIVGAVAGDTYRLGDRTYTLPKHGFARRKTFALVEHEAGRAVFRLEADDATRAVYPFDFRLDVGFALDGAQLTMTADLGNRGKAPMPACFGWHPAFRWPLPFGKARGDHKIRFAAPEPADLLALDTGGLIVDAPRATPVTGRDLALADDLFTADALIWDDLASRRLVYGAPGAPVLDIGFPDMVQLGVWTKPGAPYLCIEPWHGHADRVGFTGELGDKPGAVTLAPDESRRFTMTVALTPPPEDFR; encoded by the coding sequence ATGAGCACGCCCGCCGGCGCCCCCACCTCCACGTCCGCCCCCACCTCCATCGACACGCCCGTCACGATCCGCTCCGACGCGCTCGTCGCGACCATCGCGCCGCTCGGCGCCGAATTGCAGAGCCTCAAGACCACCGCGGGAGAGGGGCTGCTCTGGGACGGCGATCCGGCCTTCTGGACCGGCCGCGCGCCGATCCTGTTTCCGATCGTCGGCGCGGTCGCGGGCGATACCTATCGCCTCGGCGACCGCACCTACACGCTGCCGAAGCACGGTTTCGCGCGCCGCAAGACGTTTGCGCTCGTCGAACACGAGGCGGGCCGCGCGGTGTTCCGGCTCGAGGCGGATGACGCGACGCGCGCGGTCTATCCGTTCGATTTCCGGCTCGACGTCGGCTTTGCGCTCGACGGCGCACAACTGACCATGACCGCCGATCTCGGCAATCGCGGCAAAGCGCCGATGCCGGCCTGTTTCGGCTGGCATCCGGCGTTCCGCTGGCCGCTGCCCTTCGGCAAGGCGCGCGGCGATCACAAGATCCGCTTCGCGGCGCCCGAGCCGGCCGACCTGCTGGCGCTCGACACGGGCGGCCTCATCGTCGATGCGCCGCGCGCCACCCCGGTCACAGGCCGCGACCTCGCGCTCGCCGACGACCTGTTCACCGCCGACGCGCTGATCTGGGACGATCTCGCCAGCCGCCGCCTTGTCTATGGCGCCCCCGGCGCGCCGGTGCTCGACATCGGCTTTCCAGACATGGTGCAGCTCGGCGTCTGGACCAAGCCGGGCGCGCCCTATCTCTGCATCGAGCCCTGGCACGGCCACGCCGACCGCGTCGGCTTCACCGGCGAACTCGGCGACAAGCCCGGCGCCGTGACGCTCGCCCCCGACGAGAGCCGCCGTTTCACCATGACGGTCGCGCTGACGCCGCCGCCCGAGGATTTCCGCTGA